The following are encoded together in the Choloepus didactylus isolate mChoDid1 chromosome 7, mChoDid1.pri, whole genome shotgun sequence genome:
- the LOC119539394 gene encoding 60S ribosomal protein L15-like produces MGAYKYIQELWRKKQSDVMLFLLRVRCWQYRQLSALHRAPRPTRPDKVRRLGYKAKQGYVIYRIRVRRGGHKRPVPKGATYGKPVHHGVNQLKFARSLQSVAEERAGRHCGALRVLNSYWVGEDSTYKFFEVILIDPFHKAIRRNPDTQWITKPVHKHREMRGLTSAGRKSRGLGKGHKFHHTIGGSRRAAWRRRNTLQLHRYR; encoded by the coding sequence ATGGGTGCTTACAAGTACATACAGGAGTTATGGAGGAAGAAGCAGTCCGATGTGATGCTCTTTCTTCTGAGGGTCCGCTGCTGGCAATATCGCCAGCTCTCTGCACTCCACAGGGCCCCGCGTCCCACCCGGCCCGATAAAGTGCGCAGGCTGGGATACAAGGCCAAGCAAGGTTATGTCATCTATAGAATTCGAGTGCGCCGTGGTGGCCACAAACGCCCCGTTCCTAAGGGTGCAACCTACGGCAAGCCTGTCCACCATGGTGTTAACCAGCTGAAATTTGCTCGAAGCCTTCAGTCAGTTGCTGAGGAGCGAGCTGGACGCCACTGCGGGGCACTGAGAGTCCTGAATTCTTACTGGGTTGGTGAAGATTCCACATACAAATTCTTTGAGGTTATCCTCATTGATCCATTCCATAAAGCTATCAGAAGAAACCCTGACACCCAGTGGATCACCAAGCCCGTCCATAAGCACAGGGAGATGCGTGGGCTGACTTCTGCAGGCCGCAAGAGCCGTGGCCTTGGAAAGGGCCACAAGTTCCACCACACTATTGGTGGTTCTCGCCGTGCAGCTTGGAGAAGGCGCAATACTCTCCAGCTCCACCGTTACCGCTAA